One Ricinus communis isolate WT05 ecotype wild-type chromosome 7, ASM1957865v1, whole genome shotgun sequence genomic region harbors:
- the LOC8285124 gene encoding programmed cell death protein 2-like isoform X2: MSRLVLGMPGAWADDNREPSDCYTSKIGGLPDWPFSQESLTPSNLLNCSVCGAKLCLVAQVYAPISSSSFKADDRLLLVFGCLLPECGSNAVSWRALRLQRLDDERKPSTSFEEAVAVTTTPVSVSKTNWLECLDDDESDKDLDLDALGKALSEAGSLASHSKKPQKTDQYESLVNSPPMITRTRMVDMDSPVVPCFYIYTQKEPPSGNVTSICSNYSTLSIKDKQSDDGDQEQEEVWGEEAYEYDKALTADRTYLKFKKKLDANPEQCFRLVLLEGSLNDSMSG, encoded by the exons ATGAGTAGATTAGTACTGGGGATGCCCGGGGCATGGGCCGATGATAATCGGGAACCCTCTGATTGTTACACTAGTAAAATTGGCGGTCTTCCT GACTGGCCTTTTTCTCAAGAATCGTTAACTCCTAGTAATCTGCTTAATTGCAGTGTCTGTGGAGCCAAGCTTTGTCTTGTTGCTCAAGTCTACGCTCCAATTTCAAGTTCAAGCTTCAAGGCTGATGATCGTCTTCTTTTGGTTTTTGGTTGTTTATTGCCTGAATGTGGGTCTAATGCTGTTAG CTGGCGCGCTCTTCGCCTTCAGAGATTGGATGATGAAAGAAAGCCCTCTACAAGTTTTGAAGAAGCAGTTGCTGTGACTACTACACCTGTTTCAGTTTCAAAAACCAACTGGCTTGAGTGTTTGGATGATGATGAAAGTGACAAGGACTTGGATCTTGATGCTTTGGGTAAAGCACTTTCGGAAGCTGGAAGCTTGGCTTCTCATTCCAAGAAACCACAAAAGACTGACCAATATGAGTCTCTTGTCAACTCTCCCCCTATGATCACAAGGACAAGAATGGTTGACATGGATTCGCCGG TGGTTCCTTGTTTTTACATTTATACTCAGAAAGAGCCTCCCTCAGGGAATGTTACTTCTATTTGCTCCAACTACTCCACGCTTTCCATTAAGGACAAACAAAGTGATGATGGTgatcaagaacaagaagaagtATGGGGGGAGGAAgcttatgaatatgataaagcTTTAACTGCTGACAGGACATAcctcaaatttaaaaagaagttGGATGCCAACCCTGAGCAATGCTTCCG TTTGGTACTACTTGAGGGCTCCTTGAACGATTCAATGTCAGGCTAG